Proteins from a single region of Catenulispora acidiphila DSM 44928:
- a CDS encoding LysR family transcriptional regulator, which translates to MLERHELDAFLTLAEQLHFGRTAELLTVSPARVSQTIAKLERRIGVRLFHRTSRRVELTAAGRELYAELRPAWTAITEAVARATEAGRGVTGTLRAAFVGAAGGQLLVGAAEAFGKSFPDCEVVVREAQFGDVGPWLANDEVDVVLSTRETDVPGTVQGATLVSEARMLAVALGHPFARRQTVSLADVARTTPVEAQATLQETLTLVGAGRGVAEVGAQTRRYYPRPDVVYVPISDAPPVRWCLLWHEDRETARVRAFDHVLDELVRSAR; encoded by the coding sequence ATGTTGGAACGCCACGAGCTGGACGCCTTCCTCACGCTGGCCGAGCAGCTGCACTTCGGCCGCACCGCCGAGCTGCTGACCGTCTCCCCGGCCCGCGTCAGCCAGACGATCGCGAAGCTGGAGCGCCGTATCGGCGTGCGCCTCTTCCATCGCACGAGCCGCCGGGTCGAGCTGACCGCGGCGGGCCGGGAGCTGTACGCCGAACTGCGTCCGGCCTGGACCGCGATCACCGAGGCGGTCGCGCGGGCGACCGAGGCCGGCCGGGGCGTCACCGGGACGCTGCGCGCGGCGTTCGTCGGAGCCGCCGGCGGCCAGCTGCTCGTCGGGGCGGCGGAGGCGTTCGGCAAGAGCTTCCCGGACTGCGAGGTCGTGGTCCGCGAGGCGCAGTTCGGCGACGTCGGACCGTGGCTGGCGAACGACGAGGTCGACGTGGTGCTGAGCACCCGCGAGACGGACGTGCCGGGCACGGTTCAGGGCGCGACGCTGGTAAGCGAGGCGCGGATGCTCGCCGTGGCGCTGGGGCATCCCTTCGCGCGCCGTCAGACGGTCTCGCTGGCGGACGTGGCCCGCACGACGCCTGTCGAGGCGCAGGCGACGCTCCAGGAGACGCTGACGCTCGTGGGAGCGGGACGCGGGGTGGCGGAGGTCGGCGCGCAGACCCGGCGCTACTACCCGAGGCCTGATGTGGTGTATGTCCCGATCAGCGACGCGCCGCCGGTGCGGTGGTGCCTGCTGTGGCACGAGGACCGCGAGACGGCGCGGGTGCGGGCCTTCGACCACGTCTTGGACGAGCTGGTGCGCTCGGCGCGCTGA